In Sphingopyxis sp. CCNWLW2, a single window of DNA contains:
- a CDS encoding PspC domain-containing protein, giving the protein MKQGFRKNRRDGMIFGVCAGMSDQFGIDVLWTRVGFVALTLLGFGLPLLLYLAVAILAP; this is encoded by the coding sequence ATGAAACAGGGTTTTCGCAAGAATCGTCGCGACGGGATGATCTTCGGTGTGTGTGCCGGGATGTCAGACCAGTTCGGCATCGACGTCTTGTGGACGCGCGTCGGCTTTGTCGCCCTGACGCTTTTGGGCTTCGGCCTGCCTCTGCTGCTGTACCTCGCCGTCGCGATCCTCGCGCCCTAG
- a CDS encoding surface lipoprotein assembly modifier gives MTTAGNAQEATNQGEFVAQRSTEQSTDVTLSATQLFKFADDARARGDFSMAETAYRALARDPDIELRTEARFRLGMMLADHLKRYSDAAIEFRRILDEKPDVARVRLELARMQAMLGDLSAARRELRAAEAAGLPPAVEQLVRFYSRALDARKPLGGSIKLALAPDSNINRATRADTLGTVIGDFVLDENAQAKSGIGLDLQGQSYFRLGIEPGADLMVRASGSATLYREADFNDVTIGIQAGPQYTWGSNQLTFSFGPSWRWYGRDPYSTTIGGNVSWQRPLGKRSQLRLEGGIAHQTNKRNALQTADDFTLAASFDRAFSARTGGGIQVYGFREAARDPGYSLASGGTTIYLFRELGRATLVGTLGYSHLEADARLFLYPKRRVEDRYNASLAMTLRSLRLGSFAPLIRLKWERNRSSIEIYDYRRVAAEFGVTSAF, from the coding sequence TTGACCACGGCCGGCAACGCGCAGGAAGCAACGAACCAGGGCGAGTTCGTCGCGCAGCGCTCAACCGAGCAATCGACCGATGTTACGCTTTCGGCCACACAGCTTTTCAAATTTGCCGATGACGCGCGCGCACGGGGCGACTTTTCGATGGCGGAAACAGCCTATCGCGCGCTCGCAAGGGATCCGGACATCGAACTGCGCACGGAGGCCAGGTTTCGCCTCGGCATGATGCTGGCCGACCACCTCAAGCGCTATTCGGATGCCGCGATCGAGTTTCGCCGCATCCTCGACGAAAAGCCGGATGTGGCACGGGTACGGCTGGAACTGGCGCGCATGCAGGCTATGCTCGGCGATCTCAGCGCGGCGCGAAGGGAATTGCGCGCCGCCGAGGCCGCTGGCCTGCCGCCGGCAGTCGAGCAACTCGTCCGTTTCTATTCGCGCGCACTCGACGCCCGAAAGCCGCTGGGCGGCTCGATCAAGCTGGCGCTAGCGCCCGACAGCAACATCAACCGCGCCACCCGGGCCGATACGCTAGGCACGGTGATCGGCGATTTCGTGCTCGACGAGAATGCACAGGCAAAGTCGGGTATCGGGCTCGATTTGCAGGGCCAGAGTTATTTCCGTCTCGGTATCGAACCCGGGGCGGATCTTATGGTGCGCGCGTCGGGTAGCGCGACGCTCTATCGCGAAGCCGACTTCAATGATGTCACGATCGGCATTCAGGCCGGCCCGCAATATACATGGGGCAGTAACCAACTGACCTTTTCATTTGGGCCGTCGTGGCGTTGGTATGGACGCGATCCTTACAGCACGACGATCGGCGGCAATGTGAGTTGGCAGCGTCCGTTGGGCAAGCGAAGCCAATTGCGGCTCGAAGGCGGGATCGCGCATCAGACCAACAAGCGCAACGCGCTGCAGACAGCCGACGACTTCACCCTCGCGGCGAGCTTCGACCGGGCGTTCAGCGCGCGAACGGGCGGAGGAATACAGGTTTACGGTTTCCGGGAGGCCGCGCGCGATCCCGGCTATTCGCTGGCAAGCGGTGGGACCACGATCTACCTGTTTCGCGAACTTGGGCGCGCCACTCTGGTCGGCACATTGGGGTACAGCCATCTCGAGGCCGACGCACGGCTGTTCCTCTATCCAAAACGCCGGGTCGAGGACCGCTATAATGCCAGTCTTGCGATGACGCTGCGGTCCCTGCGCCTCGGCAGTTTCGCACCGCTGATACGCCTCAAATGGGAGCGCAATCGCTCCTCGATCGAAATTTACGACTACCGCCGCGTTGCCGCCGAATTTGGCGTCACATCGGCATTCTGA
- a CDS encoding murein L,D-transpeptidase catalytic domain family protein, translating into MAAVPARAQLPNWIQQPVAPLPPPVDYLAVAKKQLAMQGRNIPQSDRVGVVDFGLPSSRPRFALVDMVAGKVEMFPVTHGRGSDPQHDGWLKNFSNRVGSLATSRGAYRTSDYYWGANGSSMRLAGLEPDNYSADQRAIVVHGAWYADPALIATQGKLGRSEGCFVFGEELLPMILYKLGPGRLLFADRLSLPPPMPKPFELPPSDPLPGMENLRRASSISGPLPKTAD; encoded by the coding sequence ATGGCCGCCGTGCCCGCACGCGCACAGCTCCCCAACTGGATTCAGCAGCCGGTGGCGCCTTTGCCGCCGCCAGTCGATTATCTCGCCGTGGCGAAGAAGCAACTCGCGATGCAGGGACGCAATATCCCGCAGAGCGACCGCGTCGGCGTGGTCGATTTCGGCCTGCCTTCGTCGCGCCCGCGCTTTGCGCTGGTCGACATGGTCGCGGGCAAGGTCGAGATGTTCCCGGTGACGCACGGTCGCGGATCGGACCCGCAGCACGACGGCTGGCTCAAGAATTTCTCGAACCGCGTGGGCAGCCTGGCGACCTCGCGCGGCGCGTATCGTACCAGCGATTATTATTGGGGCGCCAACGGCTCGTCGATGCGGCTCGCGGGGCTTGAACCCGACAATTATTCGGCTGACCAGCGCGCGATCGTCGTGCACGGCGCCTGGTACGCCGACCCGGCGCTGATCGCGACGCAGGGAAAGCTGGGGCGCAGCGAAGGCTGCTTCGTGTTCGGCGAAGAGCTGTTGCCGATGATCCTCTACAAGCTCGGGCCGGGCCGCTTGCTATTCGCCGACCGGCTGAGCCTGCCGCCGCCGATGCCCAAGCCGTTCGAACTGCCGCCCTCCGACCCGCTTCCGGGTATGGAGAATTTGCGGCGCGCGAGTTCGATCAGCGGGCCGCTGCCGAAGACCGCGGACTGA
- a CDS encoding arsenate reductase family protein, translating to MNAIIWHNPSCGTSRKTLAILQETPGVALTVVEYLKNPYSADKLRQLFKDAGLTARDALRLRGTDAEERGLKDAGEDEIVTAMAANPAYVERPFVETDKGVRLCRPQDRVLEIL from the coding sequence ATGAACGCAATCATCTGGCACAACCCCTCTTGCGGCACCTCGCGCAAGACGCTGGCGATCCTTCAGGAAACGCCCGGCGTCGCGCTGACGGTCGTCGAATATCTGAAAAACCCGTACAGCGCGGACAAGCTGCGCCAGCTATTCAAGGACGCCGGGCTGACCGCGCGCGACGCGCTGCGCCTGCGGGGCACCGATGCCGAGGAACGCGGGCTCAAGGATGCCGGCGAAGATGAAATCGTCACCGCGATGGCTGCCAATCCCGCCTATGTCGAACGCCCGTTCGTCGAAACCGATAAAGGCGTGAGACTGTGCCGCCCGCAGGACCGGGTGCTCGAAATCCTCTAA
- the recF gene encoding DNA replication/repair protein RecF (All proteins in this family for which functions are known are DNA-binding proteins that assist the filamentation of RecA onto DNA for the initiation of recombination or recombinational repair.), which translates to MTLTRLSLTDFRNHAGADMAAAPGLVALHGDNGAGKTNILEAISLLAPGRGLRRAALSDMVRDGASGGFAVFAEVQAGTDLAPVALGTGIEAAQPGRRIVRINGATAAATALGDWLAVLWLTPAMDRLFVETAGNRRRFLDRLVLALDPRHAQHSNRYEAALRARGKLLADPGHADQQWLTSLEAQLAEHGAAMDAARQQMLAGLSAELAGQPDAPFARPLLTLVDSEGAARTAPHDVEVLKALFASRRRIDAAAGRATTGPHRDDLSAVHAATGRAAARCSTGEQKAMLLSLVLAHSDSVARARGQRPVLLLDEVAAHLDPLRRSALYERLAGQGGQAWLTGTEAALFDDMPGPVTRFRIAGGRIVAG; encoded by the coding sequence ATGACGCTGACCCGCCTTTCGCTGACCGATTTTCGCAATCATGCCGGCGCGGACATGGCGGCCGCGCCGGGGCTCGTCGCGCTGCACGGCGACAATGGCGCGGGCAAGACCAATATCTTGGAGGCGATCTCGCTGCTCGCGCCCGGCCGCGGCCTTCGCCGTGCTGCGCTGTCCGACATGGTGCGCGACGGGGCGAGCGGCGGCTTTGCCGTCTTTGCGGAGGTCCAGGCGGGCACCGACCTCGCGCCGGTGGCGCTCGGCACGGGGATCGAGGCCGCGCAGCCGGGGCGGCGGATCGTGCGCATCAATGGCGCGACCGCCGCGGCGACCGCGCTCGGCGACTGGCTGGCGGTCCTGTGGCTGACCCCTGCGATGGACCGGCTGTTCGTCGAGACCGCGGGCAACCGGCGGCGCTTCCTCGACCGCCTCGTGCTGGCGCTCGATCCGCGCCACGCGCAGCACAGCAATCGCTACGAGGCGGCGCTCCGTGCGCGCGGGAAGCTGCTCGCCGATCCCGGGCACGCCGACCAGCAATGGCTGACGAGCCTCGAGGCGCAGCTCGCCGAACATGGCGCGGCGATGGATGCGGCGCGGCAGCAGATGCTCGCGGGGCTGTCGGCCGAACTCGCGGGCCAGCCCGACGCGCCGTTCGCGCGCCCGCTGCTGACTCTGGTCGACAGCGAAGGCGCTGCGCGGACGGCGCCGCACGACGTTGAGGTGCTCAAGGCGCTGTTCGCGTCGCGCCGCCGCATCGATGCCGCTGCGGGCCGCGCGACCACCGGCCCGCACCGCGATGACCTCTCCGCCGTCCACGCCGCGACCGGCCGCGCGGCGGCACGCTGCTCGACCGGCGAGCAAAAGGCGATGCTGCTCTCGCTCGTCCTGGCGCACAGCGATAGCGTCGCGCGTGCTCGCGGGCAAAGGCCGGTGCTGCTGCTCGACGAGGTCGCCGCGCATCTCGACCCGCTGCGCCGCAGTGCGCTCTACGAGCGGCTCGCTGGGCAGGGCGGGCAGGCATGGCTGACGGGAACCGAGGCGGCGCTGTTCGACGATATGCCGGGGCCGGTCACGCGCTTCCGGATCGCGGGCGGGCGGATCGTCGCCGGTTAG
- a CDS encoding L,D-transpeptidase family protein — translation MVKNSPFSARPAAALLLPLSLLAVPAFAQPGVKEDSVILQPDKVQDDAPVVETAAEANLPSWSKQNAEALLVSIEGIGAEGLFAKDYSPDALAAAIMGGDQARLDKTATDTFLLLATHLRDGRTPNAARKQWFMVDSDGDSEPLLSLLAAALGAGTVSETLATLDPVHPDFAALKASLKKAKTPADANAIRVNMERWRWMPRTLGERYVVSNVPEYLTRVVHGGTIIATHKAVVGKSATPTPQLNPMATGIIVNPTWTLPRSIINEGIGATIARNPGAARAQGYTWTGSGKTLSVVQKAGANNALGVMKMEMLNPHAIYLHDTPSKGAFAAAARAFSHGCIRTERALHFSGLMAVMFAGKSPEEFGEAIASGATTRFGFDNPFPVYVAYWTVIPDGKGGVKKLADIYGRDAPVVASFAKPGRPTATIIAPTPPPVVPTVTTTARATTPGTSGIY, via the coding sequence ATGGTCAAAAACTCCCCCTTTTCGGCGCGTCCTGCTGCGGCGCTTCTTCTTCCGCTGAGCCTGCTCGCGGTGCCCGCTTTCGCGCAACCGGGGGTCAAGGAGGATTCGGTGATCCTCCAGCCCGACAAGGTGCAGGACGACGCCCCCGTGGTCGAAACCGCGGCCGAAGCGAATTTGCCGAGCTGGTCGAAGCAGAATGCCGAGGCACTGCTGGTATCGATCGAGGGCATCGGTGCCGAAGGGCTGTTCGCGAAGGATTATAGCCCCGATGCGCTCGCCGCGGCGATCATGGGCGGCGATCAGGCGCGGCTCGACAAAACCGCGACCGATACCTTCCTGCTGCTCGCGACGCATCTGCGCGACGGCCGCACGCCCAACGCGGCGCGCAAACAGTGGTTCATGGTCGACAGCGACGGCGACAGCGAACCCCTGCTCTCGCTGCTCGCCGCGGCGCTCGGTGCTGGAACCGTCAGCGAGACGCTCGCGACGCTCGACCCCGTGCACCCCGATTTCGCGGCACTCAAGGCATCGCTCAAAAAAGCAAAGACCCCCGCCGACGCCAACGCGATCCGCGTCAACATGGAACGCTGGCGCTGGATGCCGCGCACGCTCGGCGAACGTTATGTCGTCAGCAATGTCCCCGAATATCTGACCCGCGTCGTCCATGGCGGCACGATCATCGCGACGCACAAGGCCGTCGTCGGCAAGTCGGCGACCCCAACGCCGCAGCTCAATCCGATGGCGACCGGCATCATCGTCAACCCGACCTGGACACTGCCGCGCAGCATCATCAACGAAGGCATCGGCGCCACGATCGCGCGCAATCCGGGCGCCGCGCGCGCGCAGGGCTATACCTGGACGGGCAGTGGCAAGACGCTGTCGGTCGTGCAAAAGGCCGGCGCGAACAACGCGCTGGGCGTGATGAAGATGGAAATGCTCAATCCGCACGCCATCTATCTGCACGACACGCCGTCGAAGGGCGCCTTCGCCGCCGCAGCGCGCGCGTTCAGCCACGGCTGCATCCGTACCGAGCGCGCCTTGCACTTCTCGGGCCTGATGGCAGTGATGTTCGCCGGGAAAAGCCCTGAGGAATTCGGCGAGGCGATCGCCAGCGGCGCGACAACGCGCTTCGGCTTCGACAACCCCTTCCCCGTCTATGTCGCCTATTGGACCGTCATTCCCGACGGCAAGGGCGGCGTGAAGAAGCTCGCCGACATCTATGGCCGCGACGCGCCCGTCGTGGCGAGCTTTGCCAAGCCCGGCCGCCCGACCGCGACGATCATCGCGCCGACGCCGCCGCCCGTGGTTCCGACGGTGACGACAACCGCGCGTGCGACGACGCCGGGGACAAGCGGGATTTATTGA
- a CDS encoding transferrin-binding protein-like solute binding protein, translated as MVSLTALSLMLAGCGGGSGGVNSTPPPPTSTPTPTPTPTPTPVPTPTPIPTPTPTPTPTPVPTPTPTPTPTPTPTPTPTPTPTPTPIPTPTPTPPKILGKPTVSSTFAALANAVSVDYDAGRAQPASGGAVTDASLAYDAGTDSFTLKAGSEQLVFGPGDFKVLSSKGTRHEKIDGDKITQLDLDWGAQTDFTTTPGYVVLAQLISRQRDVATSIDRYRAIDFAFGLPSAASAVPRSGNAAYDLTFSGTRSSNASANLLDVAGHGTALVDFGTGRLEIAAKTFTFNFFGGGVISTESDGEVKAVGAIVAGENRFTGRFIAQAGASDSYAGDMTGSFFGPAAEDIGGALYGASGSLYYSLAFAGYGLPETAAGDTLANLKGVPRFRTVKTTVSLPGSGLLYPPPLAETIRYNADTGTYTFPAGANVGLFLAVGPANRAADKDAGDLRAYAGTETVAGTKIDYSVGLFDGNTDGIELTYASFMRVFTHRDSGGDGLEYIGFGSFTPPDQLPRSGSATYAGRLFGDVNDGSKIVASLNGRSDLTANFGTGVLAASLFPNRVGLDGVSTALGRYDFAGSIDAFTAAFNGAWNSGTGSLIGRFYGNAAQEYAAVFNINDPAVGNMTGIAIGKQTVP; from the coding sequence ATGGTTTCGTTGACGGCGCTGAGCTTGATGCTGGCTGGCTGCGGCGGCGGGAGCGGGGGCGTCAACTCAACACCCCCGCCGCCGACGTCTACGCCGACACCCACGCCGACGCCCACGCCCACGCCCGTGCCGACACCTACTCCGATCCCGACGCCCACGCCCACGCCTACACCTACGCCCGTGCCGACACCGACACCGACACCGACGCCCACACCCACGCCGACACCGACACCCACGCCGACACCCACGCCTACTCCGATCCCGACGCCTACCCCAACGCCGCCCAAAATCTTGGGAAAGCCAACGGTCAGTTCGACATTTGCGGCCTTAGCCAACGCGGTCAGCGTCGATTATGATGCCGGCCGTGCCCAACCCGCGTCCGGCGGTGCGGTGACGGATGCCAGCCTGGCCTATGACGCTGGCACGGACAGCTTTACCCTCAAAGCCGGTTCCGAACAGCTCGTCTTCGGACCGGGCGATTTTAAGGTCCTGTCCTCCAAGGGGACGCGCCACGAGAAAATCGATGGGGACAAGATCACCCAACTCGACCTCGATTGGGGCGCGCAGACTGACTTCACGACCACCCCTGGCTATGTGGTGCTTGCCCAGCTCATTTCCCGGCAGCGCGACGTTGCCACCAGTATTGATCGCTATCGCGCGATCGATTTCGCTTTCGGCCTGCCCAGTGCCGCGTCCGCCGTGCCCAGGTCCGGCAATGCCGCCTATGACCTGACCTTCAGCGGCACCCGCTCCTCCAATGCCTCAGCCAATTTGCTGGATGTGGCAGGGCACGGAACCGCGCTGGTCGACTTCGGAACCGGACGGCTCGAAATCGCCGCCAAGACTTTCACGTTCAATTTTTTCGGCGGCGGCGTCATCAGCACCGAAAGCGATGGAGAGGTGAAGGCTGTCGGCGCAATCGTCGCGGGCGAAAACCGTTTTACGGGCAGGTTCATCGCACAGGCGGGCGCATCCGATAGTTATGCGGGCGACATGACCGGATCCTTTTTCGGACCTGCCGCCGAGGATATCGGCGGGGCGCTCTATGGCGCCTCGGGCTCGCTCTATTACAGCCTCGCCTTCGCCGGCTATGGCCTGCCGGAGACCGCGGCCGGCGATACGCTTGCCAATCTGAAAGGGGTGCCCCGCTTCCGAACGGTCAAGACGACCGTCTCGCTGCCTGGCTCGGGGCTCCTGTATCCGCCACCGTTGGCGGAAACGATCCGTTACAATGCCGACACCGGCACCTATACGTTCCCCGCCGGAGCAAATGTGGGGCTTTTTCTTGCAGTCGGCCCCGCCAATCGCGCTGCGGACAAGGATGCGGGCGACCTGCGCGCCTATGCGGGGACAGAGACGGTCGCCGGTACGAAGATAGATTATTCGGTTGGCTTGTTCGATGGCAATACCGATGGCATCGAATTGACATATGCCAGCTTCATGCGTGTTTTCACGCATCGCGATAGCGGCGGCGACGGCCTCGAATATATCGGCTTCGGCAGCTTCACCCCGCCCGATCAATTGCCGCGGAGCGGCAGCGCCACCTATGCCGGCCGCCTTTTCGGCGACGTCAATGACGGCTCGAAAATCGTCGCCTCGCTGAACGGCCGATCCGACCTTACCGCGAATTTCGGAACCGGCGTGTTGGCGGCGAGCCTGTTCCCCAACCGGGTTGGGCTCGACGGCGTCTCGACGGCGCTTGGCCGGTATGATTTCGCCGGGTCGATCGACGCCTTCACGGCTGCATTCAACGGAGCGTGGAACTCGGGTACGGGGAGCCTGATCGGTCGTTTCTACGGCAATGCTGCCCAGGAATATGCGGCTGTTTTCAATATCAACGACCCGGCAGTGGGCAATATGACAGGCATCGCCATAGGGAAGCAAACCGTGCCTTAA